The genomic window GAGATTTTACAATTTAAAAATCCCCCTCAGTCCCCCTTTGCTAAAGTGGGATAAATTTGAGTTGTATTATTAAATTTTAGAATGTGTGATGCCTTTCTGCGCCTGATATTTACCCTTCTTGTCAGCGTAAGATATTTCGCATACTTCATCCGAGCCGAGAAATAATATCTGTGATATGCCCTCGTTGCCGTATAGTTTTGCCGGAAGCGGCGAGGTGTTTGATATCGATATCGTCACATGGCCTTCCCATTCGGGTTCAAGAGGTGTCACGTTTACAATGATGCCGCTCCTTGCGTATGTTGATTTACCGAAGCATATGACCACAACCTCTCTCGGTATCCTGAAGTATTCAAGCGACTGCGCGAGAACGAAAGAGTTCGGCGGGATTGTGCAGACATCGCCTTTGAAATGGATGAAGTTATCAGGGTCGCTGTTCTTCGGATCCACAAAAGACCTGTTCTCGCTCCTGAATATCCTGAACTCATCTGATATCCTCATGTCATAGCCGTATGAGCCTACGCCGAATGATATGCCTTTTTTTATCTGATCCTCTTCAAAGGGTTCTATCATCCCCTTCTTTGCCATCTCAATTATCCAGCGGTCGTTCTTTACCATTTGGGTTTCCTTTTGTGCTGTTATAGCGGCTAAACCTGCCAGTGTTTAAGATATAATATAGCGTCTTATTTGTCCACAACGCTTCATTTGCATATAGAGAAAAAAGTCGTATAATCAAATTACATTTTACACCTTATCAAGGATAGAAGATATGAATAAGATCAGGATAGCCATAGCCGGAATTGGAAACTGCGCAAGCTCATTGATACAGGGCATCGAGTACTATAAAAACAAAAATGCTGAAGATGCGGTAGGGCTGATGCACTGGGATATCGGAGGCTACAAGCCATATGATATTGAGGTTGTGGCCGCTTTTGATATTGATAAGAGAAAGGTCGGCAAGGATGTTTCCGAGGCTGTCTTCGCGCTTCCCAATTGTACCGCTGTTTTTTGTAAAGATATTCCAGAGACAGGGGTAAAGGTGATTATGGGCAGGATACTTGACGGCTTCTCAAGGCATATGAATGAATACGATCCCAAACGCACATTCATACTCAGCGGCGAGGATGAAGCAGTCAGAGAAGATATTGTAAGGACGCTCAAGGAAACAGGCGCCGAGATGCTTCTTAACTATCTCCCGGTAGGCTCTGAAGAAGGCTCGAAATTCTATGCTGAATGCGCGCTTGAGGCAGGCATAGGTTTTATAAATAATATGCCGGTATTCATAGCAAGCGACCCTGAATGGGCAAGGCGGTTCATGGAGAAGGGGCTTCCGGTAATAGGCGATGACATAAAGGCGCAGATAGGCGCAACCATAACTCACAGGACCCTGGCCGACCTGTTTCAGAAGAGGGGAGTGAAGATTGACAGAACGTATCAGCTTAATACAGGCGGCAACACCGATTTCCTTAATATGCTCAACAGGAGCAGGCTCGCTTCAAAGAAGACATCCAAGACCGAGGCGGTGCAGTCAATTCTTAACGAGAGGATGGAGCCGGACAATATCCACATAGGCCCGAGCGATTATGTTCCGTGGCAGAATGACAACAAGGTCTGCTTTATTCGCATGGAGGGCAGGATATTCGGAGATGTGCCGATGAACCTTGAACTCAGGCTCTCTGTTGAGGACTCTCCAAACTCCGCCGGCGTTGCCATAGATTCCGTAAGATGTTGTAAACTTGCGCTCCAGAGAGGGAAGGGTGGCGCACTTTATTCACCATCCGCCTACTTTATGAAGCACCCTCCAAAACAGTTCAGCGATGATATAGCCTTCAGGATGGTGGAAGAGTTTATATCAGGCCAGGACATAGAGGGTGAGAATATAGGGAACGGGCATAATGCCGAATTGATCCGGAAAGCCATCTCGGACAGCAACTGACTTTTTTTGATGGCATTGAGAAGAAAAAATATTTTGTAATGGCCACCGCATTTTTTGCAATTATTTGATTTGCCTTCTGAAGGTTCTAAGGTTTTTAACCTTTTAAAATCAGTGCCCTGCCTGATATGTTTTTCCCAGTCCTTTATTTATACTCAATTAGAATGATTAAAAAGGAAAATTTGACAATTATCACTTCTATCTTTATCGTGTCCATTTTCTGGATACTTGATGCGGTGTTTGGCTTTACAGTTAATGTCAGCGGAAATGGAATTTTCTTGCGCTCATTTATTTCGATGTGCATAATCTCTATCGGTTTCGGGGTCGCCGGTTTTGTTTATTATCTTAAGGAGTCACAGGTTTCAGTCTCTCAGGCCAATAACGACTGGGAGGAGACATTTAACGGTATCAGTGAGGCGATAACCATCCATGATAGTGATTTCAATATAATAAGGGCTAATAAAACGGCTGAGAAGATGCTCGGCATCCCGGGTCAAATGTTATTGTCGCAGAAATGTT from Nitrospirota bacterium includes these protein-coding regions:
- a CDS encoding dCTP deaminase, which codes for MVKNDRWIIEMAKKGMIEPFEEDQIKKGISFGVGSYGYDMRISDEFRIFRSENRSFVDPKNSDPDNFIHFKGDVCTIPPNSFVLAQSLEYFRIPREVVVICFGKSTYARSGIIVNVTPLEPEWEGHVTISISNTSPLPAKLYGNEGISQILFLGSDEVCEISYADKKGKYQAQKGITHSKI
- a CDS encoding inositol-3-phosphate synthase; the protein is MNKIRIAIAGIGNCASSLIQGIEYYKNKNAEDAVGLMHWDIGGYKPYDIEVVAAFDIDKRKVGKDVSEAVFALPNCTAVFCKDIPETGVKVIMGRILDGFSRHMNEYDPKRTFILSGEDEAVREDIVRTLKETGAEMLLNYLPVGSEEGSKFYAECALEAGIGFINNMPVFIASDPEWARRFMEKGLPVIGDDIKAQIGATITHRTLADLFQKRGVKIDRTYQLNTGGNTDFLNMLNRSRLASKKTSKTEAVQSILNERMEPDNIHIGPSDYVPWQNDNKVCFIRMEGRIFGDVPMNLELRLSVEDSPNSAGVAIDSVRCCKLALQRGKGGALYSPSAYFMKHPPKQFSDDIAFRMVEEFISGQDIEGENIGNGHNAELIRKAISDSN